The following coding sequences are from one Pigmentibacter sp. JX0631 window:
- the thrS gene encoding threonine--tRNA ligase has product MSSLSIFLPDGSSRSFPSSSTVFDVAKSISSGLAKSAIVGKINGKLVDLDHPIHEGDKVEIVTDRNSEGLEVIRHSTVHVMAMAIQDVFPGTQITIGPVVENQFYYDIYPKEGVKIGTNEFPLIEKRMQEIIEKNIPFTRRVVSREDAVKHFDRLGEKFKVEIVKDLPADSEIKIYAIADWDDLCRGPHVQSTGKLGHFKLMSVAGAYWRANKDNEQLVRIYGTAWPTKKDLDGYLNMLEEAKKRDHVLLGKQLNLFTLMSDIAPGAAFFFPNGAKIFTLLQNYIRVKWAQFGFQEIQSPQVMNVNLWKVSGHYEKYRDDMYIFKDDHDDEFGIKPMSCPGHVRMFMVGQKSYRDLPLRYGEFGVVHRNELSGTLHGLTRVRRITQDDGHIFCMLSQVQTEIMSALQFVKEVYADLGFNEVIYMLSTRPENRIGSDEIWDTAENALEEALKKSDVNYQVNPGDGAFYGPKIDFKVKDAIGRMHQCATIQLDFQMPARFGISYQAANNTQESPVMVHRAVLGSVERFMGIFIEHCAGHFPVGLAPVQCRVVTVTEAQDGYAHKVTNFLKANGVRVETDFSNDKLGAKIRDAQLLKIPYMLVIGDKEVQTNTLTARYRDGKNLAPMSPEDFLTFIKNESGIFWGLDTNQR; this is encoded by the coding sequence TAGAAATTCTGAAGGTCTTGAGGTTATCAGGCACTCAACTGTGCACGTAATGGCAATGGCTATTCAAGATGTTTTTCCTGGAACACAAATTACTATTGGGCCTGTGGTAGAAAATCAATTTTATTACGATATTTACCCAAAAGAAGGGGTAAAAATTGGAACTAATGAGTTTCCTTTAATTGAAAAAAGAATGCAGGAAATCATTGAAAAAAATATTCCTTTTACCAGAAGAGTTGTCTCTCGAGAGGATGCAGTAAAGCATTTTGATAGATTAGGTGAAAAATTTAAAGTAGAGATTGTAAAAGATCTTCCAGCTGATAGTGAAATAAAAATATATGCCATAGCTGATTGGGATGATCTTTGTCGTGGTCCTCACGTTCAATCTACAGGAAAATTAGGTCATTTTAAACTAATGAGTGTGGCAGGTGCATATTGGCGTGCAAATAAAGATAACGAACAATTAGTACGTATTTATGGTACCGCTTGGCCAACTAAAAAAGATTTAGATGGCTATTTAAACATGCTGGAAGAAGCCAAAAAAAGAGATCATGTTTTGCTCGGTAAACAATTAAACTTGTTTACTTTAATGAGTGATATTGCTCCAGGCGCAGCCTTTTTCTTCCCAAATGGGGCTAAAATATTTACACTATTACAAAATTATATTCGAGTGAAATGGGCGCAATTTGGCTTTCAAGAAATACAAAGTCCTCAGGTTATGAATGTTAACTTATGGAAAGTAAGTGGGCATTATGAAAAATATCGTGATGACATGTACATTTTTAAAGATGACCATGATGATGAATTTGGTATAAAACCAATGAGTTGTCCGGGACATGTGCGAATGTTTATGGTTGGACAAAAATCCTATCGCGATCTTCCGTTACGTTATGGTGAATTTGGAGTTGTTCACAGAAATGAATTAAGTGGAACTTTGCATGGTTTAACAAGAGTAAGACGTATCACCCAAGACGACGGGCATATTTTTTGTATGCTGAGTCAGGTACAAACTGAAATTATGTCTGCTCTTCAATTTGTAAAAGAAGTCTATGCAGATCTTGGATTTAATGAAGTAATTTATATGCTTTCAACACGGCCAGAAAATCGGATAGGTTCTGATGAAATTTGGGATACAGCAGAAAATGCACTTGAAGAAGCTTTGAAAAAATCAGATGTAAATTATCAGGTAAATCCTGGTGATGGTGCTTTTTATGGGCCTAAAATTGATTTTAAAGTAAAAGATGCTATTGGACGTATGCATCAATGTGCAACCATTCAGTTAGATTTCCAAATGCCTGCACGCTTTGGAATTAGTTATCAGGCTGCAAATAACACTCAAGAATCACCTGTAATGGTGCATAGAGCAGTGTTAGGATCTGTCGAAAGGTTTATGGGAATATTTATTGAACATTGTGCAGGACATTTTCCTGTTGGATTAGCACCAGTTCAATGTCGAGTTGTCACTGTAACAGAAGCTCAAGACGGTTATGCACATAAAGTAACAAATTTCTTAAAAGCGAACGGTGTAAGAGTGGAAACTGATTTTAGCAATGATAAATTAGGAGCAAAAATTCGCGATGCTCAGTTGCTTAAAATTCCTTATATGTTAGTCATTGGTGACAAAGAGGTTCAAACGAATACTCTAACTGCTCGTTATCGTGATGGTAAAAACCTAGCGCCAATGTCACCAGAAGATTTTCTGACTTTTATTAAAAACGAAAGCGGAATTTTCTGGGGCTTAGATACTAATCAAAGATAG
- a CDS encoding peptidylprolyl isomerase, with protein sequence MINLLMKTNYGEISIELNDEKAPMTSENFVKYVKSQHFDGSIFHRVIPGFMIQGGGFDSNMKEKSTNNPIENEAKNGLGNERGTIAMARTNDPHSATAQFFINLTNNDFLNNRGEQWGYAVFGKVTQGMDVVDAIAKVKTGNQGFHRDVPVTPVIIESVTLV encoded by the coding sequence ATGATAAATTTATTAATGAAGACAAATTATGGTGAAATTTCTATCGAATTAAATGATGAAAAAGCTCCGATGACAAGTGAAAATTTTGTTAAATATGTTAAGTCACAACATTTTGATGGATCTATTTTTCATCGAGTTATTCCAGGCTTTATGATTCAAGGCGGTGGTTTTGACTCCAATATGAAAGAAAAATCAACAAATAATCCTATAGAAAATGAAGCAAAAAATGGCTTAGGAAATGAACGCGGTACAATTGCAATGGCGCGTACAAACGATCCTCATTCTGCAACTGCTCAATTTTTTATAAACCTAACAAATAATGATTTCTTAAATAATCGTGGTGAACAATGGGGCTATGCAGTTTTTGGAAAAGTCACACAAGGAATGGATGTTGTTGACGCTATTGCAAAAGTAAAAACTGGAAATCAAGGGTTTCACAGAGATGTACCGGTTACTCCTGTAATTATCGAATCAGTTACTTTGGTTTAA
- a CDS encoding adenosine deaminase yields MNMLEELRKLPKAELHLHIEGTLEPELLFTLAKRNNILLPYKDIDELKDKYHFHDLQSFLDIYYNGTNVLITKQDFYDLTFAYLAKAKQDGIRHVEIFFDPQSHVSRGIEFKDVIEGISEALEQGKKEFGISYFIIMSFLRHLSQENALEVLEMALPYKDKIKAVGLDSSELGNPPSKFVELFKKCKENNFLTVAHAGEEGPASYIWEALNLLEIERIDHGIRCTEDPELLKTIIQKNIPLTVCPLSNIKLKVYQEMKEHNVKKLFDLGVKVTINSDDPAYFGGYLLENYIQCHNELGFTYKDMCDISKNSIEASFLSSADKLKLIKEIDSLNQKTIV; encoded by the coding sequence ATAAACATGCTTGAAGAATTAAGAAAACTTCCTAAAGCTGAACTGCATTTGCATATTGAAGGAACTCTAGAACCTGAGCTTCTGTTTACTTTGGCCAAAAGGAATAATATTTTATTGCCTTATAAAGATATCGATGAATTGAAAGATAAATATCATTTTCATGATTTACAATCTTTTTTAGATATTTACTATAATGGAACAAATGTTCTTATAACGAAACAAGATTTTTATGACTTAACTTTTGCCTATTTAGCTAAAGCAAAGCAAGATGGGATAAGGCATGTTGAAATCTTTTTTGATCCACAAAGTCATGTTTCGCGTGGGATTGAGTTTAAAGATGTAATTGAAGGTATTAGTGAAGCATTAGAACAAGGGAAAAAAGAGTTTGGGATTAGTTACTTTATAATTATGAGCTTTTTAAGACATTTATCCCAAGAAAACGCTTTAGAAGTGTTAGAGATGGCTTTACCTTATAAAGATAAAATAAAAGCAGTAGGTCTCGATTCTTCTGAATTAGGGAATCCTCCAAGTAAATTTGTTGAGTTATTCAAAAAATGTAAAGAGAATAATTTCCTGACAGTAGCGCATGCAGGTGAAGAAGGGCCCGCGAGTTATATTTGGGAAGCTTTAAATCTACTAGAAATTGAAAGAATTGATCATGGTATACGCTGTACTGAAGATCCTGAATTATTAAAAACAATCATCCAAAAAAATATTCCTTTAACTGTTTGCCCATTGTCTAATATAAAATTAAAAGTGTATCAAGAAATGAAAGAGCATAATGTTAAAAAATTATTTGATTTAGGAGTTAAAGTAACTATTAATTCGGATGATCCTGCTTACTTTGGCGGTTATCTCCTTGAAAATTATATTCAGTGCCACAATGAACTAGGATTCACATATAAAGATATGTGTGATATTTCTAAAAATTCTATTGAAGCATCTTTTCTTTCAAGTGCAGATAAATTAAAATTAATTAAAGAAATTGATTCTCTAAACCAAAAGACAATTGTATGA